The following proteins come from a genomic window of Pseudomonas syringae:
- a CDS encoding thiol-disulfide oxidoreductase DCC family protein: MSTTPAPYLQPDECVVLFDGVCKLCNGVVRFLIRHDPHQRLRLAAVQSKEGQALLKWAGLPLDEFHTIAVIVNNRVFVRSDAFLHIMGLLPAPWPLLKVLRVFPRFLRDWAYNRIALNRYRLFGRYDHCLLPSPEHRQRFLGD; this comes from the coding sequence ATGTCGACAACCCCCGCACCTTATTTGCAGCCTGATGAATGCGTCGTGCTGTTCGATGGCGTGTGCAAGTTGTGCAATGGCGTGGTCCGGTTTCTGATTCGTCACGACCCACACCAGCGCCTGCGACTGGCAGCCGTGCAGTCGAAAGAAGGCCAGGCACTGCTGAAATGGGCCGGGCTGCCGCTGGACGAATTTCATACCATCGCGGTCATCGTCAACAACCGTGTGTTCGTCCGCTCGGACGCTTTCCTGCACATCATGGGGCTATTGCCTGCGCCGTGGCCGCTGCTCAAAGTGCTGCGGGTCTTTCCGCGATTTCTGCGTGACTGGGCCTACAACCGCATTGCACTCAACCGTTACCGCCTGTTCGGGCGCTATGATCACTGCCTGTTGCCGTCGCCTGAGCACCGGCAGCGTTTCCTTGGCGACTGA
- a CDS encoding zinc ribbon domain-containing protein YjdM — protein sequence MSLPSCPKCNSEFTYEDGSLLICPECAHEWSADAGSADASDDVKVIKDSTGNVLQDGDTITVIKDLKVKGSSLVVKVGTKVKNIRLVDGDHDIDCKIDGIGAMKLKSEFVRKV from the coding sequence GTGAGCTTACCGTCCTGCCCGAAATGCAATTCCGAATTCACCTACGAAGATGGCAGCCTGCTGATCTGTCCGGAATGCGCCCATGAGTGGTCCGCTGACGCGGGTAGCGCTGATGCGTCCGACGACGTGAAGGTGATCAAGGACTCCACCGGCAATGTGCTGCAGGACGGCGATACCATCACCGTTATCAAAGACCTGAAAGTCAAAGGTTCTTCGCTGGTGGTCAAGGTGGGCACCAAGGTCAAGAACATCCGTCTGGTCGACGGCGATCACGACATCGACTGCAAGATCGATGGCATCGGCGCCATGAAGCTGAAGTCCGAGTTCGTCCGGAAAGTTTGA
- a CDS encoding HD domain-containing protein: MIAAHFAPFEDLATRLIPHTHAEKVDGSHDVSHLLRVWKNVCAIRDHEGGDARVLIAATLLHDCVSVEKDSPFRSGASRLAAARASELLAGMGWDGESIAAVAHAIEAHSFSAAITPLTLEAKILQDADRLDSLGMLGVARTFYVSGRMGRLLYDPIDPHASQRSYDDKNFAVDHFHTKLLHLADGFKTHAGERMAKVRHTRLKRFLDELMEEIGAPQA, from the coding sequence ATGATCGCCGCACACTTTGCCCCATTCGAAGATCTGGCCACCCGGCTGATCCCACACACCCACGCCGAAAAGGTCGACGGTTCGCACGACGTCTCGCACTTGCTGCGCGTCTGGAAGAACGTCTGTGCCATCCGTGACCATGAAGGCGGCGATGCCCGTGTGTTGATCGCCGCGACACTGCTGCATGACTGTGTTTCGGTCGAGAAGGATTCACCGTTTCGATCTGGCGCCTCGCGACTGGCAGCGGCGCGGGCCAGCGAATTGCTGGCCGGAATGGGCTGGGATGGGGAAAGCATCGCGGCGGTGGCCCACGCTATCGAGGCGCACAGCTTCTCGGCAGCGATAACCCCCTTGACGCTTGAGGCGAAGATTCTGCAGGACGCTGACCGGCTTGACTCTCTGGGCATGCTCGGCGTCGCGCGAACCTTCTATGTATCAGGCCGGATGGGCCGATTGCTCTACGACCCGATAGATCCTCACGCCAGCCAGCGCTCGTATGACGACAAGAACTTTGCCGTTGATCACTTTCATACCAAGCTGCTGCACCTCGCTGACGGCTTCAAAACTCACGCAGGTGAGCGGATGGCAAAGGTCAGACACACTCGCTTGAAGCGCTTTCTGGATGAATTGATGGAGGAAATCGGCGCGCCTCAAGCCTGA